The Carassius gibelio isolate Cgi1373 ecotype wild population from Czech Republic chromosome B12, carGib1.2-hapl.c, whole genome shotgun sequence genome has a segment encoding these proteins:
- the LOC127968900 gene encoding growth/differentiation factor 10-like, with product MASVYAVARVFLYLNIVRVYLVNSSELNGDIPATQHSLHSPARDMMTVNMYRVYDKYSKKHHHHHHHHHHHQQQQQQQQQQHQNINTVRSFRGVPEISQHKVVFHFNLTSIPDSEVILMSTLHFLDQQAGQRSWACRRSRGAACRLQLLRSSTITHLIMKGTSPNAAVPSQLSNITLSPNRKGLWQITDVSSAVKQAQVNGQLSITVEFEHQRRQERWSPHSLPFILVYADDVAITEPNSVAVSLQRYSPSPVHEDTRTRAPPSSFNSRIRRELDHLQSNYLPDIPYNDLKSREIWDGVAFEKKPKSLSKAQENHGGVRGSRELSFDEKTMKKARRQQWSEPRVCSRRYLRVDFADIGWSEWILAPKAFDAYYCAGTCGFPIPKVVSPSNHATIQSIVRAVGIVPGVPEPCCVPDQMSSLTVLFLDSSRNMVLKIYPSMSVETCACR from the exons ATGGCATCAGTTTATGCGGTGGCACGCGTTTTTCTTTATCTTAACATCGTCAGAGTTTACTTGGTTAACTCGTCAGAACTGAACGGAGATATTCCTGCAACACAGCATTCACTCCACAGTCCTGCCCGAGACATGATGACTGTTAATATGTACAGAGTGTATGATAAATACAGCAAGaagcaccatcatcatcatcatcatcatcatcatcatcagcaacaacaacaacaacaacaacaacaacaccagaacATAAATACAGTCCGAAGCTTTAGAGGAGTCCCAG AGATCTCCCAGCACAAGGTCGTGTTCCACTTCAACCTGACCTCTATCCCCGATTCAGAGGTGATACTGATGTCAACTCTACACTTTCTTGACCAACAAGCTGGTCAGCGGTCTTGGGCCTGCCGGCGTTCCCGAGGAGCCGCATGCCGTCTCCAGCTCCTTCGGTCCTCCACCATCACACATCTCATCATGAAGGGAACATCGCCAAACGCTGCGGTCCCCTCGCAGCTGAGCAACATCACGCTGTCTCCTAACAGAAAGGGGCTTTGGCAGATTACAGACGTATCATCAGCTGTCAAACAAGCCCAAGTGAACGGCCAGCTCTCCATTACTGTTGAGTTTGAGCATCAGAGACGTCAGGAGCGCTGGTCTCCTCACAGCCTGCCGTTCATTCTTGTATACGCCGATGACGTTGCAATAACGGAGCCCAACAGTGTTGCTGTGAGTCTACAGAGATACAGTCCATCCCCTGTGCATGAGGACACCAGGACCAGAGCACCTCCATCTTCATTCAACTCTAGAATCAGAAGGGAACTAGATCACCTGCAGAGCAACTATCTACCTGACATCCCATATAATGATCTCAAGAGCAGGGAGATATGGGACGGCGTCGCCTTTGAAAAAAAGCCCAAATCCTTGTCCAAAGCTCAGGAAAATCACGGAGGAGTGAGAGGGTCGAGGGAGCTCAGCTTTGACGAGAAGACCATGAAGAAAGCCAGACGCCAGCAGTGGAGTGAGCCTCGAGTGTGTTCACGCCGTTACCTGCGGGTGGACTTCGCAGACATCGGATGGAGCGAATGGATATTGGCACCGAAGGCATTTGATGCTTACTACTGCGCAGGAACATGCGGATTCCCCATCCCGAAG GTTGTCAGTCCGTCCAATCACGCCACTATCCAGAGTATCGTGAGAGCCGTAGGGATCGTCCCTGGAGTCCCCGAGCCGTGCTGCGTCCCGGATCAGATGAGCTCTCTGACTGTGCTCTTCCTGGACTCCAGCAGGAACATGGTCCTGAAGATCTATCCCAGCATGTCTGTGGAGACCTGTGCCTGTCGATGA